Part of the Streptomyces europaeiscabiei genome is shown below.
CAGCCGACACCCGGCCCATCGTCGCCCCCTCACGCGACCTCGGCGAGCGCATCACCGGCTTCTTCGTCCGCGCCACCGGCAGTGCCCCCTCCAACTACGTCGGCGACGGCACCGGCATCGTCACCCGCACCGACCTCGGCGGCCTCAACCTCTCCACCGTCCCCAAGGTGTTCATCGAGTGCGGCAACATGCGTGACAGCAAGGACGCGGCCCAGCTCACCAGCGGAGCCTGGCGCCAGAAAGCGGCCCGGGGAATCTCGGACGGCATCACGAGCTTCCTCGAAAATTGAACAACTCCCCCCTTCGGGGAACTCGGGCCGCTATCCCGAAGTACCACGGAATGAAGTGCGGGCGGTCTCAATCTGTCAACGGTTCCCGCCGTGTTCGTCGTGTGCGCCACGATGCGCGATATCCATGACCAGGCACCGTTGACCAGCGGTGCCTGGCGGCAGAAAGCGGCGCGGGGGGACTCTGAGGAAATCGTGAGTTTCCTGCGAGGGTAGCGGGCGGATCGTGATCATCGAGATGATCCCGGCGGACACCCAAGTCGGTCGGACGATAGGGTCGTCCTTACGATGAGGGGCCACCCCCGCGCATCCCACCACGGCCTGACGGCGACATGGTGACGGCGACGCCTCCACCGATGACGAGACGACTGACGAAGGACCTGAAGTGAATATCCGCTCCCTCACCAGAGGCGACGGCGTCGTGATCGGAGCAGCGGTATTGCTGTTCATCGCGTCGTTCCTCGACACGTTCGACGGCTCCGGCGACAACACACCCAATGCCTGGGACAACCTCGGCTTGGTGATGAGCATGTACGTCGGCGGCATCATCGGTGCGGTGCTGATCGTCATCGCCCGTGCGCTGCCTCAGCCGCCCAAGGTCGTCGGCCTCGACCTGGGCCAGCTCGGGGTGGCTCTGACGATCTTCGCCGCCTGGACCTCGTTCTGGTCGATCATCGACCCGTTCGGAGCGATGGAGGAGCTCTTCGGCACCTTCGGAGGCTCGGAGCCCGACTCCGGCGCCGGTCTCATCCTCGGTCTGATCGCCGCGCTGCTCCTGGCCGCCGCGGCCGTCGCCACCCCCCTCGTCCCCGCCCTCAAGGTCGCTCTGGTCGGCGCCCCGCGTCCGATCGCCCCGCAGCCGTACGGCGCCCAGCCGCCCGGTGGTTACGGCTACCCGGGTGCCGGTACGCAGGCCCCCTTCGGTGCGGGTCAGCCGGGACCCGGCCAGCCGCAGCCGGGTCCGGGGGCGCCGTTCGGTGGCGCTCCGCAGCAGCAGGCGGCGGCCCCGCAGCCGCCTGCCGGTGACTTCTCGCCGTTCTGGTTCGCGGTGCCGGTGGCCCGTCCGCTGTTCGCCGAGGACGGTTCGCAGTCGACGATCGCCGAACTGGCGCCGGGCACCTGGTACCTGGCGGTCGAGCAGCGCGGCCCCAACCTGGTGGCCCAGACCCAGGACGGCCGCCGTGGCGTCCTGCAGGACACCAGCGGCATCCAGCGCGGCTGATCACCCTCCGTACGAAGCCGCACAAAGCGGCACGAAGCCGTATCGAGCCGCACAGAGCCTCACGACCGGCCCCTCGCTCTTCCGAGCGGGGGGCCGTTGTCGTACAGTCGCTCCCGCCCCGAACAGCTGACGCACCGTCAGGAGGCAGGCGTATGCGGCTCGGTCTGGCACTCGGCTACTGGGGGCGCGGCCCCTCCGCGGACCACGTCCCGCTCGCCCAGGAGGCGGAGCGGCTCGGCTACGACTCGGTGTGGACCGCCGAGTCCTGGGGCTCGGACGCCTTCACACCGCTCACCTGGATCGCCGCGCACACCTCAAGGATCAAGCTGGGCACGGCTGTTGCGCAGATGGCCGCCCGGTCGCCCACCACCACCGCGATGCACGCCCTGACCCTGGACCACCTCTCCGGGGGGCGCGCCCTCCTCGGTCTCGGGCTCTCCGGGCCGCAGGTCGTCGAGGGCTGGTACGGGCGCCCGTTCCCGAGGTCCCCGCTGACCGCGACCAGGGAGTACGTCGACGTCGTACGCCAAGTCCTCAGGCGCGCGGCCCCCGTCGAGCTGGCGGGACGCTTCCACCCCCTCCCGTACGACGGCCCGGACGGCACCGGCATCGGGAAGGCGCTGAAGTCCATCACCCACCCCCTCCGTGCGGACCTGCCCGTACTGCTCGGTGCCGAAGGGCCGAAGAACATCGCGCAGACGGCCCGGATCGCGGACGGCTGGCTGCCGTTGTACTGGTCGCCGACGCGGACCGACGTCTACGAGGCGTCGCTGACCGAGGTGCCCGACGACTACCTCATCGCGCCCATGGCACGGGCGAAGGTCTGCGACGACGTCGCCGAGGGGCTGCTGCCCGTGAAGGCCATGCTGGGCTTCTACATCGGCGGGATGGGGCACGCCAAGCGCAACTTCCACGCCGACCTCATGGCCCGCATGGGGTACGCGGAGGAGGCCCGGCACATCCAACGGCTCTTCCTCGACGGGCGGCGCGAGGAGGCCGTACTCGCCGTGCCGGACGCCTTCGCCGACGAGATCTCGCTGGTCGGGCCGCGCGAACGGATCGCGGAGCGGCTGGAGTTGTGGCGGAAGGGGCCGGTGACGGACCTGCTGGTGCTCGCCCCTGACCCGCACACGTTGCGAGTGCTGGCGGAGCTCAACTCCTGAGGACACTTGAGGTTTCATCGAAGCCGGGCGGGCAACCCGTACGGCATGTCTCGAAACAGCGGCTCCAACCAGGCCGGCCGGGTCATAGCCATCGTCGCCGACATCATGGCCTTCATCCTCGGCCTGTGGATCCTGATGTACCTGTTGGATGCGAACGGCACGAACGACTTCGTGCAGTTCATCCATGACGCGGCCCGCTGGCTCGCCGGCTGGTCGCACGACCTGTTCACCTTCGACGAGCAGTGGGCGCGGGTAGTGGCCGGCTACGGCCTGGCGGCCGTCGTGTACCTGTTCGTGGGGCATGCGATAGCGAACCGGATGCACCGGCACTGAGCGTGGTCGCTCCGCTGGGTTGGGCCGTCGCACCCCATGGCTCGGGGGTGCGGGTGTGTGGGCGGGTGCGGGTGGTTCGTGGTTGCTCGCGCAGTTCCCCGCGCCCCCGAAGGACACCGGCCTGCGGGCCGAAGAGCCCGGGGCGCAGCCCCCGGCTCTTCAGGGGCGCGGGGAACTGCGCGAGAAGCCCCACCGGGCCGCAGCCGACCACGCACCCCTCGGCTCAGCAGCACTCCGAGTCGTCGAAGTCGTCCAGGCCACGCGGCAACCGCTCACCGCCGAACACCGCGCACGTCGCCTCGTCGCCGCCCAGCGCGGCCACGGCCAGCAACAGGGACCCCGCGGTCCAGGAGGTCAGTTCCTCGGGCCAGACGGCGTGGTCCTCGAAGACGTAACCCGTCCAGTACAGGCCCGAGTCGGCGTCGCGGAGGTGCTGGATGGACTGGAGGATGTCCAGGGCACGGTCGGACTCGCCCATCGCCCAGAGGGCCAGGGCGAGTTCGGCCGACTCACCGCCGGTCACCCACGGGTTGGGGACCACGCAGCGGACGCCGAAGCCGGGCACGACGAAACGGTCCCAGCCCTCCTCGACACGGGACTTGGCCTCGATGCCGGTGAGCGCGCCGCCGAGCACGGGGTAGTACCAGTCCATCGAGTAGCGGTTCTTGTCGAGGAACCGCTCGGGGTGCCGGCGTATCGCGTGCCGGAGCGCGCCGACCGCCAGTTCCCAGTCGGGCTGCGGTTCTTCGCGCTGTTCGGCGATGGCGAGCGCACAGCGCAGCGCGTGGTGGATCGACGAACTGCCCGTCAGTAGCGCGTCGTTCACCGGCGTGCCGTCGTCCTCGCGCTTCCAGCCGATCTGGCCGCCGGGCTGCTGGAGCCGCAGGACGCATTCGATCGCCGCGTAGACGGCCGGCCACATGCGGTCGAGGAAGGTGTCGTCGCCGGTGGCCAGGTAGTGGTGCCAGACGCCGACGGCTATGTACGCGACGAAGTTGGTCTCCCGGCCGCGGTCGGTGACGTCGTCGGCGTCCCCGTCGGCGTACGCGGCGTACCAGGAGCCGTCGCCGTTCTGGTGCCGGCGCAGCCATTCGTAGGCGCGCTCGGCGGCCTCGTGCTCGCCGGCCGCGTCCAGGGCCATGGCCGCCTCGGTGTGGTCCCACGGGTCGAGGTGGTGCCCGCGGAACCAGGGGATGGCACCGTCCGCGCGCTGCACCGCGAGGATGCCGCGCACCGTGGCGGCGGCCTCCTCTGCGGTGAGGACCCCGGGCAGGACCAGGTGTTCTGTCCGGGGAGTCGTCACTTGACGTCCGCCGAGGCCGCGGCGACGGGCAGGTGCGGCTTGGTCGCGTACGCCACGAAGCTCTTGCCGATCAGCGGGTTCAGCGCCTCCTCGGCGACCCGGGTGGCCAGCGGCTTCTTCATGATGTCCCAGACCAGCAGCTTGTGGTACGCCCGCACCGGCAGCGCCTTGTCGTTGTCGACGCCGAACGCGCACTTCAGCCACCAGTACGGCGAGTGCAGGGCGTGCGCGTGGTGGGTGCCGTACGGCTTGAGGCCCGCCTCGCGGATCTTGGCCAGGAGTTCGTCCGCCTTGTAGATGCGGATGTGGCCGCCCTCGACCTCGTGGTACGCGTCGGAGAGCGCCCAGCAGACCTTCTCGGGGCCGTAGCGCGGGACGGTGATGGCTATACGGCCACCGGGCCTCAGCACCCGGACCATCTCGGCGAGTACGCCCTTGTCGTCGGGGATGTGCTCCATCACCTCGGAGATGATGACGACGTCGAAGGACTCGTCGGGGAAGGGCAGCGCGAGGGCGTCGCCCTCCATGGCCGTAGCGGTGGCGCCCTCGGGGGCCTCGCCCGCCTCCTTCATCGCCGCGAACCACTTGGCGACCTCGCGGATTTCCTCGGCGTTCTGGTCGAGGGCCACGACCTGGGCGCCGCGCCGGTAGCACTCGAACGCGTGCCGGCCCGCTCCACAGCCGAGATCCAGGACACGGTCCCCCGGTGCGAGCGGGAACCGGGAGAAATCGACGGTCAGCACGTGGCCCTGCTTTCGCGGTTGGCGCTTTCGCGGTTGGTCTCGACTGCTTCGTCGACAACTTCGACAGCCTCGTGGGCTTCGGCAGCCTCGTGGGCTTCGACGGCCTCGTGGGCTTCGACGGCCTCGTGGGCTTCGACAGCCTCGTGGGCTTCGACGGCTTCGACGAGTTCGGCGGCTTCGGCGGTGTGCTCCGCCGCCGGTACGGCGCTCGCGGCGGCCCCCGCCGGACGGCCCTCGGCGCGGGCGATCGCCTCGCGGTAGTGGGCGACCGTGCCCTCGGCGGCGCGGGCCCAGGTGAACCGGGTGAGGACCCGCTCGCGTCCCGCGCGGCCGAGCCGCCGCCGGAGTTCCGGGTCGTCGAGGAGCCGGCTCAGTCCGGCGGCCAGGGCACCCGGGTCGCCCGGGGGCACCGCGAGGCAGGTCTCGCCGTCGCGTCCGGCGACCTCCGGTATGGCCCCGCCGGTGGTGGCGACCAGCGGCGTACCGGTGGCCATGGCCTCGGCGGCCGGCAGCGAGAACCCCTCGTACAGCGAGGGCACACAGGCGACTTCGGCCGAGCGGACCAGGTCGACCAGCTCGGCGTCCGAGATGCCCTTGACGAACTCGACGGCGCCTTCGAGGCCGAACCGCTCGACGGCCTGGGCGACCGGGCCCTCGGCGGGCCGCTTGCCGACGACGACCAGATGGGCCGCGGGGTGCTCGGCGCGCACCTTGGCGAGCGCCTCGACGAGGAAGACGAGCCCCTTGAGCGGCACGTCCGCGCTTGAGGTGGTGACGATCCGGCCCGGCACCTGCGCCACGGCCGGATTCGGCGAGAAGAGGTCGGTGTCGGCGCCGATGTGCACGACGTGCATACGGTCGTCGCGGACGCCGAGGTGGTCGACGATCTCCTGGCGGGAGGTACCGGAGACGGTGAGCACGGACGGCAGCCGCCGCGCGACCCGCTTCTGCATGCGCGTGAACGCGTACCAGCGGCGCACCGACATCCGTCGCTGCCATCCCTCGGCCGCGTCCAGCTCCAACTGCCGGTCGACGGTGATGGGGTGGTGGATGGTGGTGACGAGGGGCGCGCCCACGTTCCCCAACAGCCCGTACCCGAGGGTCTGGTTGTCGTGGACGATGTCGAACTCGCCGCGCCGGGCGCGCAGATGGCGGCGGGCGCGGAGCGAGAAGGTCAACGGCTCCGGAAACCCGCCGGTCCACATCGTCGCCACTTCGAGGGCGTCGACCCAGTCGCGGTACTCGTCCCGCTTCGGGGTGCGGAAGGGGTCGGGCTGCCGGTAGAGGTCGAGGCTGGGCAGCTCGGTGAGGGAGATGCCGCCCGGACCGTCGACGGGCACGGCGTCCTCGTCGAGCACGGGGTACGGCTGGGAACCGATCACCTCGACCCGGTGGCCGAGGCGCGCCAGCTCGCGTGAGAGGTGCCGTACGTAGACGCCCTGCCCCCCGCAGAACGGGTTCCCCTTATAAGTGAGGAGCGCGATGTTGAGCGGTCGCTCGCCGTCCGCAGCGAGGTCACGTCGGGACCCCGCCTGACTGGCCTCCGCGGTCACTCCTGGCCCCCTTCTCACTGCGATTTCCCGTGAGATTACGACGAGACGGTAATCTAGAACAAGTTTCAGAGTTGATCGTTCAAGAGGCTCTGAATCTACCGGCTGGTAGAACCGCTGTGAGAGGTGGATCGGGTGATTCACGCCACGGCCCGCGCCCTGGCATGCTATTTGATCTCATACCCTCACCGACCGTCACGACCGTCACGGAACGAGACCCATGCCTGCGGAAGTCAAGGTGGAAGCCGGCGCCGGGCGACCGGACTCACCGCCCCTCACGGAGCGGCAGGAGGCCCGTCGGCGCCGCATCCTGCATGCGAGCGCCCAGCTTGCCAGCCGGGGCGGTTTCGACGCCGTACAGATGCGTGAGGTCGCCGAGTCCTCGCAGGTCGCCCTGGGGACGCTCTACCGCTACTTCCCCTCCAAGATCCATCTGCTGGTCGCCACCATGCAGGACCAGCTGGAACACATGCACGGCACGCT
Proteins encoded:
- a CDS encoding LLM class F420-dependent oxidoreductase, whose protein sequence is MRLGLALGYWGRGPSADHVPLAQEAERLGYDSVWTAESWGSDAFTPLTWIAAHTSRIKLGTAVAQMAARSPTTTAMHALTLDHLSGGRALLGLGLSGPQVVEGWYGRPFPRSPLTATREYVDVVRQVLRRAAPVELAGRFHPLPYDGPDGTGIGKALKSITHPLRADLPVLLGAEGPKNIAQTARIADGWLPLYWSPTRTDVYEASLTEVPDDYLIAPMARAKVCDDVAEGLLPVKAMLGFYIGGMGHAKRNFHADLMARMGYAEEARHIQRLFLDGRREEAVLAVPDAFADEISLVGPRERIAERLELWRKGPVTDLLVLAPDPHTLRVLAELNS
- a CDS encoding prenyltransferase/squalene oxidase repeat-containing protein, whose product is MTTPRTEHLVLPGVLTAEEAAATVRGILAVQRADGAIPWFRGHHLDPWDHTEAAMALDAAGEHEAAERAYEWLRRHQNGDGSWYAAYADGDADDVTDRGRETNFVAYIAVGVWHHYLATGDDTFLDRMWPAVYAAIECVLRLQQPGGQIGWKREDDGTPVNDALLTGSSSIHHALRCALAIAEQREEPQPDWELAVGALRHAIRRHPERFLDKNRYSMDWYYPVLGGALTGIEAKSRVEEGWDRFVVPGFGVRCVVPNPWVTGGESAELALALWAMGESDRALDILQSIQHLRDADSGLYWTGYVFEDHAVWPEELTSWTAGSLLLAVAALGGDEATCAVFGGERLPRGLDDFDDSECC
- a CDS encoding DUF5336 domain-containing protein translates to MNIRSLTRGDGVVIGAAVLLFIASFLDTFDGSGDNTPNAWDNLGLVMSMYVGGIIGAVLIVIARALPQPPKVVGLDLGQLGVALTIFAAWTSFWSIIDPFGAMEELFGTFGGSEPDSGAGLILGLIAALLLAAAAVATPLVPALKVALVGAPRPIAPQPYGAQPPGGYGYPGAGTQAPFGAGQPGPGQPQPGPGAPFGGAPQQQAAAPQPPAGDFSPFWFAVPVARPLFAEDGSQSTIAELAPGTWYLAVEQRGPNLVAQTQDGRRGVLQDTSGIQRG
- a CDS encoding class I SAM-dependent methyltransferase, with translation MLTVDFSRFPLAPGDRVLDLGCGAGRHAFECYRRGAQVVALDQNAEEIREVAKWFAAMKEAGEAPEGATATAMEGDALALPFPDESFDVVIISEVMEHIPDDKGVLAEMVRVLRPGGRIAITVPRYGPEKVCWALSDAYHEVEGGHIRIYKADELLAKIREAGLKPYGTHHAHALHSPYWWLKCAFGVDNDKALPVRAYHKLLVWDIMKKPLATRVAEEALNPLIGKSFVAYATKPHLPVAAASADVK
- a CDS encoding glycosyltransferase family 4 protein, with the translated sequence MTAEASQAGSRRDLAADGERPLNIALLTYKGNPFCGGQGVYVRHLSRELARLGHRVEVIGSQPYPVLDEDAVPVDGPGGISLTELPSLDLYRQPDPFRTPKRDEYRDWVDALEVATMWTGGFPEPLTFSLRARRHLRARRGEFDIVHDNQTLGYGLLGNVGAPLVTTIHHPITVDRQLELDAAEGWQRRMSVRRWYAFTRMQKRVARRLPSVLTVSGTSRQEIVDHLGVRDDRMHVVHIGADTDLFSPNPAVAQVPGRIVTTSSADVPLKGLVFLVEALAKVRAEHPAAHLVVVGKRPAEGPVAQAVERFGLEGAVEFVKGISDAELVDLVRSAEVACVPSLYEGFSLPAAEAMATGTPLVATTGGAIPEVAGRDGETCLAVPPGDPGALAAGLSRLLDDPELRRRLGRAGRERVLTRFTWARAAEGTVAHYREAIARAEGRPAGAAASAVPAAEHTAEAAELVEAVEAHEAVEAHEAVEAHEAVEAHEAAEAHEAVEVVDEAVETNRESANRESRATC